One part of the Alistipes onderdonkii genome encodes these proteins:
- a CDS encoding DUF6291 domain-containing protein, whose product MKTEFNPLEALADISEDELNEFIELQEEAPKKRRRQKPRESFVCFISFYESIKLMPERLHLRAFRVLMDYAFYQKEPPTKTPTRIMQSFVSWRKQVDVNSQKYDRKVESNWGGKDDDEKADNDGT is encoded by the coding sequence ATGAAAACAGAATTTAACCCTTTGGAAGCACTGGCCGACATTTCTGAAGACGAACTGAATGAATTTATCGAACTACAGGAGGAAGCTCCCAAGAAGCGCCGGAGACAAAAACCCCGAGAATCCTTTGTGTGTTTCATCTCATTTTACGAATCTATTAAATTAATGCCGGAACGGCTCCATTTAAGAGCATTCAGAGTATTGATGGATTATGCATTCTATCAGAAGGAACCGCCTACAAAGACACCAACACGTATTATGCAATCTTTCGTCAGTTGGCGGAAGCAGGTGGATGTGAACTCGCAAAAATATGATAGAAAAGTCGAGAGTAATTGGGGCGGGAAAGATGATGACGAGAAAGCGGATAATGACGGGACTTAA
- a CDS encoding BT4734/BF3469 family protein: MNQNNKLTLSRTNTVVRIPEDIVGPQVSLFANVVSTTPVATVDLWTFLLTTSYQNIVDEYRGTKDPDIRAKIKKFEIPCVTVAGVFDTRAKKRLQHLHSGYICIDIDGKQNPRVKGRWNLVKNMLKERISSLCYAGLSVGGDGLCCIFRIAYPERHKAHFYALVDEIQERTPLIVDESGSDVVRLRVASYDPHPYFNPDAPPYLYYKPNKYSAPRRGKKARNAEMDVVTKQRAYSLIKIIQKKQIDITVGRAVWKSIGQALASEFGPEEGLRLFHLVSKWHPDYDHTECDEMFDWCIKNHDDVDIATFFYHCQRYNITFK; the protein is encoded by the coding sequence ATGAACCAAAACAATAAACTCACACTCTCAAGGACAAACACCGTTGTTAGGATTCCAGAAGACATTGTTGGGCCTCAAGTTTCGCTCTTTGCAAACGTAGTTAGCACAACCCCTGTCGCAACGGTCGATTTATGGACATTTTTATTAACGACCTCCTACCAAAATATAGTAGACGAATATCGAGGCACTAAAGATCCGGACATACGCGCCAAAATCAAGAAATTCGAGATACCGTGCGTAACCGTTGCCGGTGTATTCGACACACGCGCCAAAAAGAGGCTTCAACATCTTCATAGCGGCTATATCTGCATCGATATTGATGGGAAACAAAACCCCCGTGTAAAAGGGCGATGGAACTTGGTCAAAAATATGTTGAAAGAAAGAATCAGCAGTTTATGCTATGCTGGGCTATCTGTTGGAGGCGATGGATTATGCTGCATCTTTCGAATAGCTTATCCTGAACGCCATAAAGCTCACTTTTATGCTCTCGTGGACGAAATACAAGAACGGACGCCACTAATCGTCGATGAAAGTGGCAGCGATGTCGTAAGGCTGCGTGTGGCCAGCTATGACCCTCACCCCTATTTCAACCCTGATGCTCCTCCGTACTTGTATTACAAGCCGAACAAATACAGTGCGCCGCGCAGGGGGAAGAAGGCTCGAAACGCCGAAATGGATGTAGTCACAAAACAACGGGCATATTCACTGATAAAAATAATTCAGAAAAAACAGATTGATATCACTGTTGGACGTGCCGTTTGGAAATCCATCGGACAAGCTCTCGCCAGTGAATTTGGGCCCGAAGAAGGGTTACGACTTTTCCACTTGGTAAGTAAATGGCATCCCGATTACGATCATACTGAATGCGATGAAATGTTTGACTGGTGTATCAAAAATCACGATGATGTGGATATAGCTACTTTCTTTTATCATTGTCAAAGGTATAATATAACTTTCAAATAA
- a CDS encoding KamA family radical SAM protein — protein sequence MKQRKMLSFTLYQLGLFFRQELPGLVAQADASRDAGEFRARLEEFVARHAAAQGEAAEQIRLLIGYDGREVSELSTGEQMPVRTLELLWQFLTGRLENPEMRCDLFIDLFFQFKRLEGLELQPLTPQRVRIRSDRWPTGLDPEVAEVRAQNRERMLHLLVQKIENRKSTPSRFRFEEGMTYEDKYRQVGVWWGDFRFHLAMAVKSPSELNRFLGNSLSAETMYLLSKARKKGMPFFATPYYLSLLDITGKAYDDEAIRSYILYSPQLVETYGNIRAWEKEDVVEAGKPNAAGWLLPDGHNIHRRYPEVAILIPDTMGRACGGLCASCQRMYDFQSERLNFEFESLRPKESWDHKLRRLMAYFEEDTQLRDILITGGDALMSQNKTLRNILEAVYRMACRKRKANQARPDGEKYAELQRVRLGSRLPAYLPMRIDDQLVEVLKEFREKASAVGVKQFVIQTHFQSPLEVTPEAREAIRKILSAGWLITNQLVYTVAASRRGHTTRLRQVLNSLGVVCYYTFSVKGFGENYTVFTPNSRSMQEQQEEKLFGRMTAEQTAELDAALTGEGDTAGRIRRFMKKHRLPFLATDRSVLNLPAIGKSMTFRLVGITAEGKRILRFDHDRTRRHSPIIDRMGEIYIVENKSVAAYLRQLEKMGEDAEDYASIWGYTHGQTEPRFGLYVYPDFPFGVTDRVSNLELE from the coding sequence ATGAAACAAAGGAAAATGCTTTCATTCACGCTTTACCAGCTCGGGCTGTTTTTCCGCCAGGAGCTGCCGGGACTTGTTGCCCAGGCCGATGCGAGCCGCGATGCCGGGGAGTTCCGGGCCCGGCTCGAAGAGTTCGTCGCCCGGCATGCGGCGGCGCAGGGCGAGGCGGCGGAACAGATCCGCCTGCTGATCGGCTACGACGGGCGGGAGGTGAGCGAACTTTCGACCGGTGAGCAGATGCCCGTGCGGACGCTGGAATTGCTGTGGCAGTTCCTCACGGGGCGGCTGGAGAACCCGGAGATGCGTTGCGACCTGTTCATCGACCTGTTTTTCCAGTTCAAGCGCCTTGAGGGGCTGGAGTTGCAGCCGCTCACGCCGCAGCGCGTCCGTATCCGCAGCGATCGCTGGCCAACGGGGCTCGATCCCGAGGTGGCGGAGGTGCGCGCCCAGAACAGGGAGCGTATGCTCCACCTCTTGGTGCAGAAGATCGAGAACCGCAAGTCGACCCCTTCGCGGTTCCGTTTCGAGGAGGGGATGACCTACGAGGATAAATACCGTCAGGTAGGCGTCTGGTGGGGCGATTTCCGGTTCCACCTGGCGATGGCCGTGAAGAGCCCTTCGGAGTTGAACCGGTTTCTGGGCAACTCGCTCTCGGCGGAGACCATGTACCTGCTGTCGAAGGCCCGCAAAAAGGGGATGCCGTTCTTCGCCACGCCCTATTACCTCTCGCTGCTGGACATCACCGGCAAAGCGTACGACGACGAGGCGATCCGCAGCTATATCCTCTATTCGCCGCAGCTGGTCGAGACCTACGGGAATATCCGCGCCTGGGAGAAGGAGGACGTTGTCGAGGCCGGAAAACCCAATGCGGCCGGGTGGCTGCTGCCCGACGGGCACAATATCCACCGCCGTTATCCCGAAGTGGCGATCCTGATCCCCGATACGATGGGGCGTGCCTGCGGCGGGTTGTGCGCCTCGTGCCAGCGGATGTACGACTTTCAGAGCGAACGGCTCAATTTCGAGTTCGAGAGCCTGCGCCCCAAGGAGAGCTGGGATCACAAACTGCGCCGCCTGATGGCTTATTTCGAGGAGGACACGCAGCTGCGCGACATCCTCATCACGGGCGGCGACGCCCTGATGAGCCAGAACAAGACGCTGCGCAATATCCTCGAGGCGGTCTACCGCATGGCCTGCCGCAAGCGCAAGGCCAACCAGGCGCGTCCCGACGGTGAAAAATATGCCGAGTTGCAGCGCGTGCGGCTGGGGTCGCGCCTGCCGGCTTACCTGCCGATGCGCATCGACGACCAGCTGGTGGAGGTGCTGAAGGAGTTCCGGGAGAAGGCCTCGGCCGTCGGCGTGAAGCAGTTCGTCATCCAGACGCATTTCCAGTCGCCGCTGGAGGTGACGCCCGAGGCGCGGGAGGCTATCCGGAAGATACTTTCCGCCGGGTGGCTCATCACCAACCAGCTGGTATATACCGTCGCGGCATCGCGCCGCGGGCATACCACCCGGCTGAGGCAGGTGCTCAACTCGCTGGGCGTGGTCTGTTACTATACCTTCTCGGTGAAGGGCTTCGGCGAAAACTACACCGTCTTCACGCCCAACAGCCGCTCGATGCAGGAGCAGCAGGAAGAGAAGCTCTTCGGGCGGATGACCGCTGAGCAGACCGCGGAACTGGATGCGGCGCTGACCGGCGAGGGCGACACGGCCGGGCGCATCCGCCGCTTCATGAAGAAACACCGGCTGCCGTTCCTGGCCACCGACCGCAGTGTGCTGAACCTGCCGGCCATCGGCAAGAGCATGACCTTCCGGCTGGTGGGCATCACGGCCGAGGGGAAGCGTATCCTGCGTTTCGACCACGACCGTACGCGCCGCCACAGCCCGATCATCGACCGTATGGGCGAGATCTACATCGTGGAGAACAAGTCGGTGGCGGCCTATCTGCGCCAGTTGGAGAAGATGGGCGAGGACGCGGAGGATTACGCCAGCATCTGGGGTTACACGCACGGTCAGACCGAGCCGCGTTTCGGGCTGTACGTCTACCCCGACTTCCCGTTCGGGGTGACCGACCGGGTGAGCAATCTGGAGCTGGAGTAG
- a CDS encoding pirin family protein — MNKTIHRAQTRGHANHGWLDTYHTFSFAGYYDPRRIHFGALRVLNDDTVAPGEGFGTHPHDNMEIVSIALEGALRHGDSMGNMQELRPGEIQVMSAGTGITHSEMNASDTEPVKFLQIWVLTDAENHTPRYNQIRLAPAKRNELRTIVAPEGRGGENTGWLHQDAWFSTLDLDKGHDVEYRMHTPGNGAYVFVIEGLVEVDGEVLGRRDGMGVWDTDGFRIEASADAQVLVIEVPMR, encoded by the coding sequence ATGAATAAGACGATTCACCGCGCACAGACGCGCGGACACGCCAACCATGGTTGGCTCGATACCTACCATACGTTCAGTTTTGCCGGATATTACGACCCCCGGCGAATCCATTTCGGCGCCCTGCGGGTGCTCAACGACGATACGGTCGCCCCGGGCGAAGGATTCGGGACGCATCCCCACGATAACATGGAGATCGTGTCGATTGCGCTCGAAGGTGCGCTTCGGCACGGCGACAGCATGGGGAACATGCAGGAGCTGCGCCCGGGCGAGATCCAAGTCATGTCGGCCGGGACGGGCATTACGCACAGCGAAATGAACGCCAGCGACACGGAGCCCGTGAAATTCCTGCAGATATGGGTGTTGACCGATGCGGAGAACCATACGCCGCGTTACAACCAGATCCGGCTGGCGCCGGCAAAGCGTAACGAATTGAGGACGATCGTGGCCCCCGAAGGCCGCGGTGGCGAAAACACGGGCTGGCTCCATCAGGATGCCTGGTTCTCGACGCTCGACCTGGACAAGGGGCATGACGTTGAATACCGGATGCATACGCCCGGGAACGGGGCCTATGTCTTCGTGATCGAAGGGCTGGTCGAGGTGGACGGCGAAGTGCTCGGCCGCCGCGACGGCATGGGGGTCTGGGATACCGACGGGTTCCGCATCGAGGCTTCGGCCGACGCACAGGTGCTCGTGATCGAGGTGCCGATGCGGTAA
- a CDS encoding site-specific integrase: MAYSVRIVLRKYKPNSMGYHILQLCVTKNSSRKRISLKLYVDPAYWDNSAERLTIERNLKGEKQREANKKRIQDNAFLDKVKARAREIIEKFEIDGIDWTLNQFEETFLNPSKQGKFCAYLENHIQTLRDTGHTGNAKCYFETLRLLKYYDGKLSQRLFSDIDLRYVRNFDTFLQKRGCKGNTRKYYFKALRAILNQAKREGVGSEATYPFVKGGFEIAKLEEATEKRYLPPQDLQKLKDTPAQNPQNEYARQLFLFSYYCYGMSFVDMAYLTTDHIQRLADGNYIVYKRNKIKHQKNATAIRIHITPEIQGLIEQLKSASPTVENYLLPIITCSGYTGEKLYNHIRSRYAKYQKYLKSLAEELGIDYHLTSYVSRHTMAMTLQYNKIPREIISQMLGHADLETTNTYLDSFDNKVINEAAKVL; encoded by the coding sequence ATGGCCTACTCTGTTCGCATCGTTTTACGGAAATACAAACCCAATTCAATGGGGTATCACATTCTCCAATTATGCGTCACTAAAAACAGCAGTCGCAAGCGCATCAGTCTGAAATTATACGTCGATCCGGCCTATTGGGACAATTCGGCCGAACGACTTACCATCGAACGGAATCTGAAAGGCGAAAAGCAGCGGGAGGCCAATAAGAAACGAATTCAGGACAATGCTTTTTTGGACAAAGTCAAAGCCCGCGCCCGCGAGATTATCGAGAAATTCGAGATAGACGGCATCGACTGGACACTGAACCAATTTGAGGAAACATTTTTGAACCCCTCCAAGCAGGGAAAATTCTGCGCATACCTCGAAAATCACATCCAAACATTAAGGGATACCGGACATACGGGCAACGCCAAATGCTATTTCGAAACGCTTCGACTGCTCAAATATTACGACGGCAAACTGAGTCAACGGCTGTTTTCCGACATCGACCTGCGTTACGTGCGCAATTTCGATACGTTCCTGCAAAAGCGGGGTTGCAAGGGCAATACCCGCAAATATTATTTCAAGGCATTGCGGGCTATATTGAATCAAGCGAAACGAGAAGGTGTCGGTTCGGAAGCGACCTATCCTTTCGTCAAAGGCGGCTTCGAGATTGCCAAGTTGGAAGAAGCGACCGAGAAACGCTACCTCCCGCCTCAAGACTTGCAAAAACTCAAAGATACGCCCGCACAGAATCCCCAAAACGAATACGCCCGGCAACTCTTTCTTTTTTCTTACTACTGCTACGGAATGTCGTTCGTCGATATGGCCTACCTTACGACCGATCATATTCAACGGCTGGCTGACGGGAATTATATCGTTTACAAACGCAACAAAATCAAGCACCAAAAGAACGCAACTGCCATCCGAATCCACATTACGCCGGAGATTCAGGGATTGATCGAACAGCTGAAATCTGCCTCGCCAACCGTCGAAAATTATTTGTTACCGATCATCACTTGTTCCGGCTATACGGGCGAGAAGCTATACAACCACATCCGAAGCCGTTACGCCAAATATCAGAAATATTTGAAATCGTTGGCCGAAGAACTCGGCATCGATTATCATTTGACCAGCTATGTAAGCCGTCATACAATGGCAATGACCTTGCAATACAATAAAATCCCGCGCGAAATCATTTCGCAGATGCTCGGTCATGCCGACCTTGAGACGACCAACACCTACCTCGACAGCTTCGACAACAAGGTAATCAACGAGGCGGCAAAAGTTTTGTAA
- a CDS encoding type IV toxin-antitoxin system AbiEi family antitoxin, with amino-acid sequence MSVKNESKINQLLQEVPAGAVYLTSWMKQNNIPHSTQHRYVESAWLTPIGTGAMIRTGDTPTLYGAMYSLNTQADKHLTIGAMSALEIHGYSHYLPMGRPTVSLSAPQKEYLPLWFRKYDWGVTLRLFTTEIFNSDTGITTTRQGVFELPISTPERAFMECLHLAPQYYDITDLYYVMEMLSILPPKNVQRLLEECRSVKVKRLFLFMAEKAHHAWFGALNLDKIDLGSGKRVIAKGGVYDKKYQITIPAELKND; translated from the coding sequence ATGAGCGTAAAAAACGAGTCGAAAATAAACCAATTACTGCAAGAGGTTCCGGCTGGAGCCGTGTATCTGACCTCGTGGATGAAGCAAAATAACATACCGCATTCCACCCAACACAGATACGTCGAATCCGCTTGGCTGACCCCCATAGGCACGGGTGCAATGATCCGCACGGGCGATACGCCTACATTATACGGAGCCATGTACAGCCTCAATACACAGGCTGACAAACATCTGACAATCGGAGCCATGTCGGCATTGGAGATACACGGATATTCGCACTACCTCCCGATGGGCAGGCCAACCGTTTCGCTGTCTGCGCCACAAAAGGAGTATTTACCGCTTTGGTTCAGAAAATACGACTGGGGAGTTACGCTCCGGCTGTTTACCACCGAAATATTCAATTCCGACACCGGAATCACCACCACCCGACAAGGGGTTTTCGAGTTGCCGATCTCTACCCCAGAACGGGCATTTATGGAGTGTCTGCACCTCGCTCCGCAATATTACGACATTACCGACCTCTATTATGTGATGGAAATGCTGTCGATACTCCCGCCAAAGAATGTGCAACGACTGTTGGAGGAGTGCCGTTCCGTCAAAGTGAAGCGGCTGTTCCTCTTTATGGCCGAAAAGGCCCATCATGCGTGGTTCGGGGCCCTCAACCTCGACAAAATAGACCTCGGCAGTGGCAAGCGGGTAATCGCCAAAGGAGGCGTTTACGATAAGAAATACCAAATCACTATTCCGGCAGAACTGAAAAATGATTAA
- a CDS encoding acyltransferase family protein gives MKPSERLQSLDALRGFDMLFIMGFASLVVAVCGLWPNAVTDSIASQMGHASWDGFTHHDTIFPLFLFIAGVSFPFSLSKQRSLGLPTGTIYAKIVRRALTLVLLGVVYNGLFRLDFENLRIASVLGRIGLAWGIAAVLYLNFGVKARIAIAAAILVGYGLLSALVAAPDVAGAGPLTREGCLAGYVDRLLLPGKLYGKTFDPEGLLSTVPAVVTAMLGMFTGEFVRRQDLSGGRKASWMIAAAVALLVAGLAFNGVVPVNKSLWSSTFVCVVAAYSLAMFALFYYLIDVRGWRRWTLFFRVVGLNSITIYLAQRIVGFGRISDFFLGGVASKCPEALAAVVDSAGYVAVCWLFLYFLYRKNVFLKV, from the coding sequence ATGAAACCGTCCGAACGATTGCAGTCGCTCGATGCCCTGAGGGGGTTCGACATGCTCTTTATCATGGGGTTCGCCTCGCTCGTCGTCGCCGTGTGCGGCTTGTGGCCCAACGCTGTGACCGACAGCATTGCCAGCCAGATGGGGCATGCCAGCTGGGACGGCTTCACCCACCACGATACGATCTTTCCGCTGTTCCTCTTCATTGCCGGGGTGAGCTTCCCCTTTTCGCTTTCCAAGCAGCGTTCGCTGGGGTTGCCGACCGGGACGATCTATGCAAAGATCGTCCGCCGCGCGCTGACGCTGGTGTTGTTGGGGGTGGTTTACAACGGGTTGTTCAGGCTCGATTTCGAAAACCTGCGTATTGCCAGCGTACTGGGGCGTATCGGCCTTGCATGGGGCATAGCCGCGGTGCTGTACCTCAATTTCGGGGTGAAGGCGCGCATTGCGATCGCTGCAGCCATACTGGTCGGTTACGGCCTGTTGTCGGCGCTGGTGGCGGCACCCGACGTCGCGGGCGCAGGGCCATTGACCCGGGAGGGTTGCCTGGCAGGGTATGTCGACCGGCTGCTGTTGCCGGGTAAGTTGTACGGCAAGACATTCGACCCCGAGGGGCTGCTGAGTACGGTGCCCGCCGTGGTGACGGCCATGCTGGGCATGTTTACGGGGGAATTCGTGCGGCGGCAGGACTTGTCGGGCGGCCGCAAGGCGTCGTGGATGATTGCGGCGGCCGTGGCGCTGCTGGTCGCAGGGCTGGCTTTCAACGGGGTGGTGCCTGTGAACAAATCGCTGTGGTCGAGCACGTTCGTATGTGTCGTGGCTGCCTATTCGCTGGCGATGTTCGCCCTGTTCTACTACCTGATCGACGTCAGGGGATGGCGCCGCTGGACGCTCTTCTTCCGCGTCGTGGGACTCAATTCGATCACGATCTATCTGGCCCAGCGTATCGTGGGCTTCGGGCGCATATCCGATTTCTTCCTCGGGGGCGTGGCGTCGAAATGCCCGGAGGCGCTTGCCGCCGTGGTCGACAGTGCCGGCTATGTGGCCGTCTGCTGGCTGTTTCTCTATTTCCTTTACAGAAAGAACGTCTTTCTGAAGGTGTAG
- a CDS encoding ABC transporter substrate-binding protein, protein MSSMKRFALLIAVFFGFLASGCGGSATRSAADFTIEVYTPEYASGFDIRGSDKDAATLVTVRNPWQGAGNVEQHLLILREGAKAPAGLDAQVVKAPVRHVVCMSSSHVAMFDALGEVRRISGVSGIDYISNTYVNEHRYCGEVRDVGYDTNLNFELLASMRPDLVLLYGVTGENTVVTGKLRELGIPYIYIGDYMEESPLGKAEWLMVAAELCNVRDKGAETFRGIAARYNALKARIAGAAGGSRPKVMLNTPYRDTWFMPSSRSFMVRLIEDAGGEYVYTKNNSDTSVAVDLEEAYLLASAADTWINVGPCNTLAELTAQNPKFADVPAVRNRQVFNNNRRQTPAGGSDFWESGVIRPDLVLHDLCAVFNPQAADTAELYYYKRLE, encoded by the coding sequence TTGTCCTCAATGAAACGATTCGCACTTCTCATAGCGGTATTCTTCGGGTTCCTGGCCAGCGGCTGCGGAGGCTCCGCAACGCGCTCTGCCGCAGATTTCACAATCGAGGTCTACACACCCGAATATGCTTCGGGATTCGACATCCGCGGCTCGGACAAGGACGCCGCGACCCTGGTCACCGTCCGCAACCCGTGGCAGGGAGCCGGCAACGTCGAGCAGCACCTGCTCATCCTGCGCGAGGGGGCCAAAGCCCCGGCGGGCCTCGACGCCCAGGTCGTGAAAGCCCCCGTGCGGCACGTCGTCTGCATGTCTTCGAGCCATGTGGCCATGTTCGACGCCCTGGGCGAGGTGCGGCGCATCTCCGGTGTTTCGGGCATCGATTACATCAGCAACACCTACGTCAACGAACACCGCTACTGCGGCGAAGTGCGCGACGTGGGATACGACACCAACCTCAACTTCGAACTGCTGGCCTCCATGCGGCCCGACCTCGTCCTGCTCTACGGCGTGACGGGCGAAAACACCGTCGTCACGGGCAAACTCCGCGAACTGGGCATTCCTTATATATATATTGGGGACTATATGGAAGAGTCGCCTCTGGGCAAGGCCGAATGGCTGATGGTGGCCGCCGAGCTGTGCAACGTCCGCGACAAGGGTGCCGAGACTTTCCGCGGGATCGCCGCACGCTACAACGCGCTCAAGGCCCGAATCGCGGGGGCAGCCGGCGGTTCCCGCCCCAAAGTGATGCTCAACACGCCCTACCGCGACACCTGGTTCATGCCCTCGTCGCGGAGTTTCATGGTGCGCCTGATCGAAGACGCCGGCGGCGAATACGTCTACACGAAAAACAACTCGGACACCTCGGTCGCCGTCGACCTCGAAGAGGCCTACCTGCTGGCCTCGGCCGCCGACACGTGGATCAACGTCGGCCCGTGCAATACCCTGGCCGAACTCACGGCCCAGAACCCCAAGTTCGCGGACGTCCCCGCCGTTCGCAACCGGCAGGTCTTCAACAACAACCGCCGCCAGACCCCTGCCGGAGGCTCCGATTTCTGGGAGTCGGGCGTCATACGCCCCGACCTGGTGCTGCACGACCTGTGCGCCGTCTTCAATCCCCAAGCCGCCGACACCGCGGAACTCTACTACTATAAACGGCTCGAATAA
- a CDS encoding nucleotidyl transferase AbiEii/AbiGii toxin family protein — protein MINQEYKERVRLLLRIIPIISTEECFAVHGGTAINLFVQNLPRYSVDIDLTYIPVEPREASLAHIKERLKAIKAKIEAAIPGIAIREVPNKLICTHNGHFVKVEVNDVKRGIIAPPIELPLCDLAQEDFGVFCRARIVPLSQLYGGKITAALDRQHPRDLFDVSLMLDYIKDFDQIKRGFIFCLLGSDRPILESLNPNFNDQRDALTNQFEGMSSTPFTYEQYEATRRRLVEYINDHLTPTDKAFLLGFEDGTPDWDASEYQDFQHYPSVQWKLLNIRKLKRKNPQKHEDGIIKLQNYFGF, from the coding sequence ATGATTAATCAAGAGTACAAAGAGCGCGTGCGGCTGTTGCTCCGCATCATCCCGATTATTTCGACGGAAGAATGTTTTGCCGTTCACGGCGGCACGGCAATCAATCTGTTCGTGCAAAATCTGCCGCGATATTCGGTAGACATCGACCTGACCTATATTCCCGTCGAGCCGCGGGAAGCAAGCCTCGCCCATATCAAAGAACGGCTGAAAGCGATAAAGGCAAAGATCGAGGCTGCAATACCGGGCATTGCAATACGCGAAGTTCCCAACAAATTGATCTGCACCCATAACGGGCATTTCGTCAAAGTAGAGGTAAACGACGTGAAGCGCGGCATTATCGCACCGCCCATCGAATTGCCCTTATGCGACCTCGCCCAAGAAGATTTCGGCGTATTCTGCAGAGCCCGCATCGTTCCGCTGTCACAACTCTACGGTGGCAAGATCACGGCGGCACTCGACCGCCAGCACCCGCGCGACCTGTTCGATGTAAGTCTGATGCTCGATTATATCAAAGACTTTGACCAGATCAAGCGCGGTTTCATCTTCTGCCTGCTGGGAAGCGACCGCCCGATCTTGGAGTCCCTTAATCCTAATTTCAACGACCAGCGCGACGCCCTGACCAACCAATTTGAGGGCATGTCCTCAACGCCGTTCACCTACGAGCAGTACGAAGCGACCCGCCGCCGACTGGTCGAGTATATCAACGACCATCTGACACCGACCGACAAAGCATTTTTACTCGGATTCGAGGACGGGACGCCGGATTGGGACGCATCGGAATACCAAGATTTCCAGCATTATCCGTCGGTTCAATGGAAGCTACTCAATATTAGAAAGCTGAAAAGGAAAAATCCACAAAAGCATGAGGACGGCATAATCAAGTTGCAAAATTATTTTGGATTCTAA
- a CDS encoding helix-turn-helix transcriptional regulator gives MHTNSFSKFGDDFPIAGLSVKQFIELCVSLGFGNRPNSYPNKPESPPPEIMGINDVIKLTGYSKATIYKFTHQRLIPFHRPAHGGRRLVFIRQEIEDWMKENSIPTVGQYCKEQLKKLNN, from the coding sequence ATGCATACTAATTCTTTCTCAAAATTCGGGGATGATTTCCCCATCGCGGGACTCTCGGTAAAGCAATTTATCGAACTCTGCGTGAGCCTCGGCTTCGGCAATCGCCCCAACTCTTATCCTAATAAGCCGGAATCACCTCCACCAGAAATTATGGGCATCAATGATGTGATTAAACTTACAGGCTATTCAAAGGCCACGATCTACAAGTTCACACATCAACGACTCATCCCATTTCATAGACCCGCCCACGGGGGACGGCGCTTGGTGTTCATCCGACAGGAAATCGAAGACTGGATGAAAGAGAATTCAATCCCCACCGTCGGGCAATACTGTAAAGAACAATTAAAAAAACTTAATAATTAA